The following coding sequences lie in one Canis lupus familiaris isolate Mischka breed German Shepherd chromosome 34, alternate assembly UU_Cfam_GSD_1.0, whole genome shotgun sequence genomic window:
- the VWA5B2 gene encoding von Willebrand factor A domain-containing protein 5B2 isoform X2, with translation MPGLYCPSGWTPLPLTDSWVRACANGPCLSLRARLTYRNPQPQPVEGVFVYPLAEAEVVSGFEAEAAGRRVSFQLQSRRRSQAACCRALGPGWGAPTPRRCPQGHLVLDLAQARSTLVLPTGLINAAGTMTVTLCSSRELPSRPDGVLRVALPSVLTPLASPGPPGPPRPPGLCDDRLGLCPTSCFGVGSPQEEGLAWEERAAPQDVFSGPARCPAPYTFSFEMLVTGPCLLAGLESPSHALRADAPPHASSAATICVTLAEGHRCDRVLEILLHPSEPHQPHLMLEAGSLSSAEYEAQVRARRDFQRLQRRDSDGDRQVWFLQRRFHKDILLNPVLVLSFCPDLSSKPGHLGTATRELLFLLDGSSVAHKDAIVLAVKSLPPQTLINLAMFGTAVQPLFPESRPCSDDTMQLICENVETLQAASGPPDVLAALTWAMGQPQHKAHPRQLFLLTAASPVAAATHQTLELMRWHRGAARCFSFGLGPACHQLLQGLSALSRGQAYFPRPGERLQPMLVQALRKALEPALSDISVDWFVPDAVEALLTPREIPALYPGDQLLGYCSLFRVDGFRPRGPGGQEPGWQSLGGSVFPSPEEVPSATSPGTEPTGTSELLGTGTVSAELSSPWAAGDSEQSTDALTDPVTDPGPNPSSDTAIWRRIFQSSYIREQYVLTHCSASPEPGPGSTGSSESPGSQDPGSPEGTAPLQLPSQQGCRSLAWTEPAGSRSCPLPPPPLASVKSGALSAEVLGRRRRAALAGRSLSSPPGQVNPVPGCPRHPSLGIARDGPGPESGLQLGQGPDDSGNLLSPAAMDWDMLMEPPFLFSAMPPSGESAPPAVTLPPQAPRCHVVIRALCGEQPMCWEVGVGLETLWGPGDASSLPLSPPEREGAWDQALHRLTAASVVRDNEQLALRGGAEATADQGHARRSWLRALQTSKVSSAPSCFTCPVAVDATTREVLPSALQVRSSELAEPPGTSPAPQSHLDATLLPTAVHSKGLQGGSLTGAWNPTQNGNPKAATRSPHRHPPQPPSRLSLGRGKARGSDSHRLCSPNQGQASDSNSEGSNHDYLPLVRLQEAPGSFRLDAPFCAAVRIPQERLCRASPFAVHRASLSPTSVSSPWALLGPGVGQGDSATASCSPSPSSGSEGPGQVDSGRGSDTEASEGPEGLGGADLRGRTWATAVALAWLEHRCAAAFGEWELAAAKADCWLRAQHLPDGLDLAALKAAARGLFLLLRHWDQNLQLHLLCYSPANV, from the exons ATGCCCGGCCTGTACTGCCCCTCCGGCTGGACGCCGCTGCCGCTCACCGACTCCTGGGTGCGGGCCTGCGCCAACGGCCCGTGCCTCAGCCTGCGGGCCCGGCTCACCTACCGCAACCCGCAGCCGCAGCCGGTGGAGG GCGTCTTCGTGTACCCGCTGGCGGAGGCCGAAGTGGTCTCGGGCTTCGAGGCGGAGGCGGCCGGACGGCGCGTCTCGTTCCAGCTGCAGAGCCGGCGACGCTCGCAGGCCGCCTGCTGCCGCGCGCTGGGCCCCGGCTGGGGGGCCCCCACGCCCCGCCGCTGCCCGCAGG GTCATCTTGTCTTGGATCTGGCCCAGGCCCGGTCCACATTGGTGCTGCCCACAGGCCTCATCAATGCAGCCGGCACCATGACAGTGACCCTGTGCAGCAGCCGGGAGCTGCCCTCAAGGCCTGATGGGGTGCTGCGTGTGGCTCTGCCCTCTGTGCTCACCCCACTGGCCTCACCAGGCCCACctgggccccccaggcctccGGGGCTCTGTGACGACAGGTTGGGCCTATG CCCCACCAGCTGCTTCGGGGTGGGCAGCCCTCAGGAGGAAGGGCTGGCCTGGGAGGAGCGAGCTGCCCCTCAGGATGTGTTCTCGGGTCCTGCCCGCTGCCCTGCCCCATACACCTTCTCCTTCGAGATGCTGGTCACTGGGCCATGCCTGCTGGCAG gccTGGAGAGCCCCTCTCATGCTCTGCGGGCAGATGCCCCACCTCATGCCAGCTCTGCGGCCACCATCTGTGTCACACTAGCAGAGGGCCACCGCTGTGACCGGGTGTTGGAGATCCTGCTGCACCCCAGTG AGCCCCACCAGCCACACCTGATGCTAGAGGCTGGCAGCCTGAGCTCAGCAGAatatgaggcccaggtgagggcCCGCCGGGATTTCCAGAGGCTGCAGCGAAGGGACAGTGACGGGGACCGGCAG GTGTGGTTCCTGCAACGACGCTTCCACAAGGACATCCTGCTGAACCCCGTGCTGGTGCTGAGCTTCTGCCCAGACCTGAGCTCCAAGCCTGGGCACCTGGGCACAGCTACACGGGAGCTTCTCTTCCTGTTGGACGGCAGCAGTGTAGCACACAAG GATGCCATTGTTTTGGCCGTGAAGTCACTGCCACCACAGACGCTCATCAACCTGGCCATGTTCGGCACGGCGGTGCAGCCCCTCTTCCCAGAGAGCCGGCCTTGCAGTGAT GACACTATGCAGCTGATCTGTGAGAACGTTGAGACCCTGCAGGCGGCAAGTGGCCCCCCAGATGTGCTGGCCGCGCTGACCTGGGCCATGGGGCAGCCCCAGCACAAGGCCCACCCTAGGCAGCTGTTCCTGCTGACTGCTGCCTCACCCGTGGCTGCTGCTACCCATCAAACCCTGGAGCTCATGAGGTGGCACAGGGGGGCAGCCAG GTGCTTCTCCTTTGGGTTGGGGCCTGCCTGCCACCAGCTGCTTCAGGGTCTGTCTGCCCTCAGCAGGGGCCAGGCCTATTTCCCAAGGCCTGGGGAGAGGCTGCAGCCCATG CTGGTGCAGGCTCTGCGGAAGGCACTGGAACCTGCTTTGAGCGACATCTCTGTGGACTGGTTTGTGCCTGATGCGGTGGAGGCACTGCTGACCCCCCGGGAGATCCCAGCACTCTACCCTGGGGACCAGCTGCTCGGTTACTGCTCACTCTTCAGGGTAGATGGCTTCCGGCCCCGCGGCCCAGGG GGCCAAGAACCTGGCTGGCAGAGCTTGGGAGGCTCTGTGTTCCCATCCCCAGAGGAAGTCCCATCTGCCACCAGTCCTGGCACCGAGCCCACTGGCACCTCAGAGCTCCTGGGAACAGGCACTGTGTCAGCGGAGCTGTCCAGTCCATGGGCTGCTGGGGACTCAGAGCAGA GTACTGACGCTCTGACGGACCCAGTCACAGACCCTGGACCCAACCCCTCCTCTGATACAGCCATATGGCGCCGCATCTTCCAGTCATCATACATCCGGGAGCAGTATGTGCTCACTCACTGCTCTGCCAGCCCGGAGCCAGGTCCTGGCTCCACAGGCAGCAGCGAGTCCCctggttcccaggaccctggctccCCCGAGGGCACGGCTCCCCTGcagctcccttctcagcagggctGCCGCAGCCTGGCCTGGACAGAACCTGCAGGCTCCCGTTCctgccccctgccaccacccccactGGCTTCAGTCAAG TCTGGGGCCCTGAGTGCTGAGGTGCTGGGTCGTCGACGCAGAGCAGCTCTGGCCGGCCGGAGCCTCTCATCGCCTCCGGGTCAGGTGAACCCAGTCCCTGGCTGTCCCCGGCACCCCTCTCTGGGCATAGCACGAGATGGGCCAGGCCCTGAGTCAGGGCTGCAGCTGGGACAGGGCCCAGATGACTCAG GAAACCTGCTCTCCCCAGCAGCTATGGACTGGGACATGCTGATGGAACCCCCCTTCTTATTCTCTGCTATGCCTCCCAGTGGGGAGTCGGCCCCTCCGGCAGTGACACTGCCCCCTCAGGCTCCACGCTGCCACGTGGTGATCCGGGCCCTGTGTGGGGAGCAGCCTATGTGCTGGGAGGTGGGCGTTGGGCTAGAGACATTATGGGGACCTGGTGATGCTAGCTCACTGCCTCTATCACCTCCTGAAAGAGAAGGTGCTTGGGACCAAGCACTCCATCGGCTGACGGCAGCCTCCGTGGTCCGGGACAATGAACAGCTGGCTCTCCGTGGAGGGGCTGAGGCCACAGCTGACCAAG GCCATGCCCGGAGGTCCTGGCTCCGAGCCCTTCAGACGAGCAAGGTCAGTTCTGCCCCCTCCTGCTTCACCTGCCCGGTAGCTGTGGATGCGACCACCAGGGAGGTCCTCCCATCAGCCCTGCAGGTGCGGAGCTCAG AGCtagctgagcccccaggcacttCTCCAGCTCCTCAGAGCCATCTAGATGCAACTCTTCTGCCCACAGCTGTGCACTCTAAAG GACTTCAAGGAGGCTCTCTGACAGGCGCCTGGAACCCGACCCAAAATGGCAACCCCAAGGCTGCCACCAGAAGTCCTCATCGCCatcccccccagcctccctctaGGCTCAGCCTGGGCAGAGGGAAGGCCAGAGGCTCTGACAGCCACAGACTCTGCAGCCCCAACCAGGGCCAGGCTAGTGACAGCAACAGTGAAGGCAGCAACCATGACTACTTGCCCTTG GTGCGGCTGCAGGAGGCACCCGGCTCCTTCCGCCTGGATGCGCCCTTCTGTGCAGCAGTCCGCATCCCACAGGAACGCCTGTGCCGTGCTTCACCCTTTGCTGTGCACCGTGCCAGCCTCAGCCCCACCTCGGTCTCCTCTCCCTGGGCGCTTCTGGGACCTGGTGTTGGCCAGGGTGACAGTGCCACAGCCTCCTGCAGCCCGTCCCCCAGCTCAGGCTCTGAGGGTCCAGGCCAGGTGGATAGTGGGAGGGGCTCAGACACCGAGGCCTCAGAGGGTCCAGAAGGGCTGGGTGGTGCTGACCTGCGGGGCCGGACCTGGGCCACAGCTGTAGCACTGGCATGGCTAGAGCACCGCTGTGCTGCAGCCTTTGGCGAGTGGGAACTAGCAGCAGCTAAAGCAGACTGTTGGCTGCGGGCCCAGCACCTGCCAGATGGCCTTGACCTGGCTGCCCTCAAAGCCGCAGCCCGGggtctcttcctgctgctccgcCACTGGGACCAGAATCTGCAGCTACACCTGCTGTGCTATAGCCCGGCAAATGTGTGA
- the VWA5B2 gene encoding von Willebrand factor A domain-containing protein 5B2 isoform X5, with the protein MPGLYCPSGWTPLPLTDSWVRACANGPCLSLRARLTYRNPQPQPVEGVFVYPLAEAEVVSGFEAEAAGRRVSFQLQSRRRSQAACCRALGPGWGAPTPRRCPQGHLVLDLAQARSTLVLPTGLINAAGTMTVTLCSSRELPSRPDGVLRVALPSVLTPLASPGPPGPPRPPGLCDDRLGLCPTSCFGVGSPQEEGLAWEERAAPQDVFSGPARCPAPYTFSFEMLVTGPCLLAGLESPSHALRADAPPHASSAATICVTLAEGHRCDRVLEILLHPSEPHQPHLMLEAGSLSSAEYEAQVRARRDFQRLQRRDSDGDRQVWFLQRRFHKDILLNPVLVLSFCPDLSSKPGHLGTATRELLFLLDGSSVAHKDAIVLAVKSLPPQTLINLAMFGTAVQPLFPESRPCSDDTMQLICENVETLQAASGPPDVLAALTWAMGQPQHKAHPRQLFLLTAASPVAAATHQTLELMRWHRGAARCFSFGLGPACHQLLQGLSALSRGQAYFPRPGERLQPMGQEPGWQSLGGSVFPSPEEVPSATSPGTEPTGTSELLGTGTVSAELSSPWAAGDSEQTGTDALTDPVTDPGPNPSSDTAIWRRIFQSSYIREQYVLTHCSASPEPGPGSTGSSESPGSQDPGSPEGTAPLQLPSQQGCRSLAWTEPAGSRSCPLPPPPLASVKSGALSAEVLGRRRRAALAGRSLSSPPGQVNPVPGCPRHPSLGIARDGPGPESGLQLGQGPDDSGNLLSPAAMDWDMLMEPPFLFSAMPPSGESAPPAVTLPPQAPRCHVVIRALCGEQPMCWEVGVGLETLWGPGDASSLPLSPPEREGAWDQALHRLTAASVVRDNEQLALRGGAEATADQGHARRSWLRALQTSKVSSAPSCFTCPVAVDATTREVLPSALQVRSSELAEPPGTSPAPQSHLDATLLPTAVHSKGLQGGSLTGAWNPTQNGNPKAATRSPHRHPPQPPSRLSLGRGKARGSDSHRLCSPNQGQASDSNSEGSNHDYLPLVRLQEAPGSFRLDAPFCAAVRIPQERLCRASPFAVHRASLSPTSVSSPWALLGPGVGQGDSATASCSPSPSSGSEGPGQVDSGRGSDTEASEGPEGLGGADLRGRTWATAVALAWLEHRCAAAFGEWELAAAKADCWLRAQHLPDGLDLAALKAAARGLFLLLRHWDQNLQLHLLCYSPANV; encoded by the exons ATGCCCGGCCTGTACTGCCCCTCCGGCTGGACGCCGCTGCCGCTCACCGACTCCTGGGTGCGGGCCTGCGCCAACGGCCCGTGCCTCAGCCTGCGGGCCCGGCTCACCTACCGCAACCCGCAGCCGCAGCCGGTGGAGG GCGTCTTCGTGTACCCGCTGGCGGAGGCCGAAGTGGTCTCGGGCTTCGAGGCGGAGGCGGCCGGACGGCGCGTCTCGTTCCAGCTGCAGAGCCGGCGACGCTCGCAGGCCGCCTGCTGCCGCGCGCTGGGCCCCGGCTGGGGGGCCCCCACGCCCCGCCGCTGCCCGCAGG GTCATCTTGTCTTGGATCTGGCCCAGGCCCGGTCCACATTGGTGCTGCCCACAGGCCTCATCAATGCAGCCGGCACCATGACAGTGACCCTGTGCAGCAGCCGGGAGCTGCCCTCAAGGCCTGATGGGGTGCTGCGTGTGGCTCTGCCCTCTGTGCTCACCCCACTGGCCTCACCAGGCCCACctgggccccccaggcctccGGGGCTCTGTGACGACAGGTTGGGCCTATG CCCCACCAGCTGCTTCGGGGTGGGCAGCCCTCAGGAGGAAGGGCTGGCCTGGGAGGAGCGAGCTGCCCCTCAGGATGTGTTCTCGGGTCCTGCCCGCTGCCCTGCCCCATACACCTTCTCCTTCGAGATGCTGGTCACTGGGCCATGCCTGCTGGCAG gccTGGAGAGCCCCTCTCATGCTCTGCGGGCAGATGCCCCACCTCATGCCAGCTCTGCGGCCACCATCTGTGTCACACTAGCAGAGGGCCACCGCTGTGACCGGGTGTTGGAGATCCTGCTGCACCCCAGTG AGCCCCACCAGCCACACCTGATGCTAGAGGCTGGCAGCCTGAGCTCAGCAGAatatgaggcccaggtgagggcCCGCCGGGATTTCCAGAGGCTGCAGCGAAGGGACAGTGACGGGGACCGGCAG GTGTGGTTCCTGCAACGACGCTTCCACAAGGACATCCTGCTGAACCCCGTGCTGGTGCTGAGCTTCTGCCCAGACCTGAGCTCCAAGCCTGGGCACCTGGGCACAGCTACACGGGAGCTTCTCTTCCTGTTGGACGGCAGCAGTGTAGCACACAAG GATGCCATTGTTTTGGCCGTGAAGTCACTGCCACCACAGACGCTCATCAACCTGGCCATGTTCGGCACGGCGGTGCAGCCCCTCTTCCCAGAGAGCCGGCCTTGCAGTGAT GACACTATGCAGCTGATCTGTGAGAACGTTGAGACCCTGCAGGCGGCAAGTGGCCCCCCAGATGTGCTGGCCGCGCTGACCTGGGCCATGGGGCAGCCCCAGCACAAGGCCCACCCTAGGCAGCTGTTCCTGCTGACTGCTGCCTCACCCGTGGCTGCTGCTACCCATCAAACCCTGGAGCTCATGAGGTGGCACAGGGGGGCAGCCAG GTGCTTCTCCTTTGGGTTGGGGCCTGCCTGCCACCAGCTGCTTCAGGGTCTGTCTGCCCTCAGCAGGGGCCAGGCCTATTTCCCAAGGCCTGGGGAGAGGCTGCAGCCCATG GGCCAAGAACCTGGCTGGCAGAGCTTGGGAGGCTCTGTGTTCCCATCCCCAGAGGAAGTCCCATCTGCCACCAGTCCTGGCACCGAGCCCACTGGCACCTCAGAGCTCCTGGGAACAGGCACTGTGTCAGCGGAGCTGTCCAGTCCATGGGCTGCTGGGGACTCAGAGCAGA CAGGTACTGACGCTCTGACGGACCCAGTCACAGACCCTGGACCCAACCCCTCCTCTGATACAGCCATATGGCGCCGCATCTTCCAGTCATCATACATCCGGGAGCAGTATGTGCTCACTCACTGCTCTGCCAGCCCGGAGCCAGGTCCTGGCTCCACAGGCAGCAGCGAGTCCCctggttcccaggaccctggctccCCCGAGGGCACGGCTCCCCTGcagctcccttctcagcagggctGCCGCAGCCTGGCCTGGACAGAACCTGCAGGCTCCCGTTCctgccccctgccaccacccccactGGCTTCAGTCAAG TCTGGGGCCCTGAGTGCTGAGGTGCTGGGTCGTCGACGCAGAGCAGCTCTGGCCGGCCGGAGCCTCTCATCGCCTCCGGGTCAGGTGAACCCAGTCCCTGGCTGTCCCCGGCACCCCTCTCTGGGCATAGCACGAGATGGGCCAGGCCCTGAGTCAGGGCTGCAGCTGGGACAGGGCCCAGATGACTCAG GAAACCTGCTCTCCCCAGCAGCTATGGACTGGGACATGCTGATGGAACCCCCCTTCTTATTCTCTGCTATGCCTCCCAGTGGGGAGTCGGCCCCTCCGGCAGTGACACTGCCCCCTCAGGCTCCACGCTGCCACGTGGTGATCCGGGCCCTGTGTGGGGAGCAGCCTATGTGCTGGGAGGTGGGCGTTGGGCTAGAGACATTATGGGGACCTGGTGATGCTAGCTCACTGCCTCTATCACCTCCTGAAAGAGAAGGTGCTTGGGACCAAGCACTCCATCGGCTGACGGCAGCCTCCGTGGTCCGGGACAATGAACAGCTGGCTCTCCGTGGAGGGGCTGAGGCCACAGCTGACCAAG GCCATGCCCGGAGGTCCTGGCTCCGAGCCCTTCAGACGAGCAAGGTCAGTTCTGCCCCCTCCTGCTTCACCTGCCCGGTAGCTGTGGATGCGACCACCAGGGAGGTCCTCCCATCAGCCCTGCAGGTGCGGAGCTCAG AGCtagctgagcccccaggcacttCTCCAGCTCCTCAGAGCCATCTAGATGCAACTCTTCTGCCCACAGCTGTGCACTCTAAAG GACTTCAAGGAGGCTCTCTGACAGGCGCCTGGAACCCGACCCAAAATGGCAACCCCAAGGCTGCCACCAGAAGTCCTCATCGCCatcccccccagcctccctctaGGCTCAGCCTGGGCAGAGGGAAGGCCAGAGGCTCTGACAGCCACAGACTCTGCAGCCCCAACCAGGGCCAGGCTAGTGACAGCAACAGTGAAGGCAGCAACCATGACTACTTGCCCTTG GTGCGGCTGCAGGAGGCACCCGGCTCCTTCCGCCTGGATGCGCCCTTCTGTGCAGCAGTCCGCATCCCACAGGAACGCCTGTGCCGTGCTTCACCCTTTGCTGTGCACCGTGCCAGCCTCAGCCCCACCTCGGTCTCCTCTCCCTGGGCGCTTCTGGGACCTGGTGTTGGCCAGGGTGACAGTGCCACAGCCTCCTGCAGCCCGTCCCCCAGCTCAGGCTCTGAGGGTCCAGGCCAGGTGGATAGTGGGAGGGGCTCAGACACCGAGGCCTCAGAGGGTCCAGAAGGGCTGGGTGGTGCTGACCTGCGGGGCCGGACCTGGGCCACAGCTGTAGCACTGGCATGGCTAGAGCACCGCTGTGCTGCAGCCTTTGGCGAGTGGGAACTAGCAGCAGCTAAAGCAGACTGTTGGCTGCGGGCCCAGCACCTGCCAGATGGCCTTGACCTGGCTGCCCTCAAAGCCGCAGCCCGGggtctcttcctgctgctccgcCACTGGGACCAGAATCTGCAGCTACACCTGCTGTGCTATAGCCCGGCAAATGTGTGA